One Spirochaeta africana DSM 8902 genomic window carries:
- a CDS encoding tetratricopeptide repeat protein, whose protein sequence is MDNRKKLLFGAAGVAAVLLILGAGYGGYSLLSQHASRPDYRANTIMVAEDYLADQEFQRALDLIERLLIEDPRDEEVRDLRDRILTARREYQDMLRSDEAARLEEQTRQLRQALQDAGNLDDSQRRALEQQLAQQQALLDQEMRRLEEARRQADREAREREQQREEEDRRRREEEERAAARREQEEAARQEEEERQRELDRMSQEERERAERVAELLRQADEAIQEREFITARGHLNTVFQYDPESAMAYAKIAESYYRQNPDEVPDREEIMRNTNEAIRRNPDLWLPYYIRGMTHKATNNQSRALQDLEEARALNPDNAELLYHLGNIQYDMREFRDAKNSYERSVHLDGTNERAFFNLGLTHQQLRDPRSALDAFRRAIAVDSGMTNAYFALGNLQRAMGDYTDAIDNLTTAHEQQPERVPIILALAGAYLDSGRLDRAAEHYRLATEKDPENAGAFHNLAIAYLQQDDYDGALEPAAQAIRIQRNNAQYNFTFGQILSRLGEYDTAIQYLNRSAELDTSYLRPRIELGRVFIAREDYDAALDILLAAKRIDESSFEVNFNLGDVYRLKNLHRQSIEHYELALRQNPNSARARNNLARTYIASQEYERAEDILQEVINFDDSYWEAYHRLGEVYVAMERPDAARRILEDLLRRNADYQRRSDVEGILSSL, encoded by the coding sequence ATGGATAACAGAAAGAAACTGCTTTTTGGTGCTGCAGGTGTAGCGGCGGTGCTATTGATACTGGGAGCTGGCTACGGCGGCTACAGCTTGCTGTCACAGCATGCGTCGCGGCCGGATTATCGCGCCAACACCATCATGGTGGCCGAAGACTATCTGGCCGACCAGGAGTTCCAGCGGGCGCTGGATCTGATCGAGCGCTTGCTGATTGAAGACCCGCGTGACGAAGAGGTGCGTGATCTGCGGGACCGGATACTCACCGCGCGTCGGGAATACCAGGACATGCTGCGATCCGATGAAGCTGCCAGGCTGGAGGAACAGACCCGTCAGCTGCGCCAGGCGCTGCAGGATGCAGGCAATCTCGACGATTCGCAGCGTCGCGCGCTGGAACAGCAGCTGGCACAGCAGCAGGCACTGCTGGATCAGGAAATGCGCAGGCTGGAAGAGGCACGGCGACAGGCCGATCGTGAAGCGCGCGAGCGGGAGCAGCAGCGCGAAGAGGAAGATCGCCGTCGCCGCGAGGAAGAAGAGCGGGCCGCAGCCCGTCGTGAGCAGGAAGAAGCCGCCAGACAGGAGGAAGAGGAACGCCAGCGTGAGCTTGATCGCATGAGTCAGGAGGAACGTGAACGTGCCGAGCGAGTAGCCGAGCTGCTTCGTCAGGCCGATGAGGCAATTCAGGAACGCGAGTTTATTACCGCACGCGGTCATCTGAACACGGTTTTCCAGTACGACCCCGAGTCGGCTATGGCCTATGCCAAGATTGCCGAATCATACTACCGTCAGAATCCCGACGAGGTACCGGATCGTGAAGAGATAATGCGGAATACCAACGAGGCTATCCGCCGCAATCCGGATCTGTGGCTGCCGTACTACATCCGCGGGATGACCCACAAGGCAACCAACAATCAAAGTCGGGCCTTGCAGGATCTTGAAGAAGCCCGGGCACTTAACCCTGATAATGCCGAGCTGCTGTATCACCTGGGAAACATCCAGTATGACATGCGGGAATTCCGTGATGCCAAGAACTCCTATGAGCGCAGTGTGCATCTGGATGGTACGAATGAGAGGGCGTTTTTCAATCTCGGGCTAACGCATCAACAGCTGCGTGATCCACGTTCGGCGCTCGATGCCTTTCGACGCGCTATTGCGGTTGATAGCGGCATGACAAATGCCTATTTTGCGCTGGGAAATCTCCAGCGTGCGATGGGTGACTATACCGATGCCATCGATAATCTGACTACTGCTCATGAGCAGCAGCCTGAACGGGTGCCGATTATACTGGCATTGGCGGGTGCTTATCTTGACAGTGGCCGGCTGGACCGTGCTGCCGAGCACTACCGGCTGGCGACCGAAAAAGACCCGGAGAATGCCGGTGCCTTTCACAACCTGGCGATCGCCTATCTGCAACAGGATGACTACGATGGTGCACTGGAACCAGCCGCCCAGGCTATCAGGATTCAGCGAAACAACGCACAGTACAACTTCACCTTCGGGCAGATCCTGTCGCGTTTGGGTGAATATGATACAGCAATCCAGTACCTGAATCGCTCCGCCGAGCTTGATACCAGCTATCTGCGACCGCGGATCGAGCTGGGCCGGGTCTTTATTGCACGGGAGGACTATGACGCCGCGCTGGATATCCTGCTGGCTGCCAAACGGATCGATGAATCAAGCTTTGAGGTAAACTTCAATCTGGGAGATGTGTATCGGCTCAAGAACCTGCATCGTCAGAGTATAGAACACTACGAGCTTGCCCTGCGACAGAATCCCAACAGTGCACGCGCGCGCAACAATCTGGCGCGAACCTATATTGCCTCCCAGGAATATGAGCGTGCCGAGGACATCCTGCAGGAGGTAATCAACTTCGATGACAGCTACTGGGAGGCGTACCACCGTCTGGGTGAGGTGTATGTGGCGATGGAACGCCCCGATGCTGCCCGACGTATCCTGGAGGATCTGCTGCGGCGTAATGCTGACTATCAGCGTCGCAGCGATGTAGAGGGTATCCTGTCATCGCTCTGA